A section of the Pimelobacter simplex genome encodes:
- a CDS encoding acetyl-CoA C-acetyltransferase → MSDNPSVIVAGARTPIGRLLGGLKTLSAADLAGVAIKGALDKAGVAPEQVDYLIVGQVLQAGAGQNPARTAGLAAGLPASVPSITINKVCLSGINAIAQADQMIRSGEAEIVVAGGTESMTNAPHLLPKSRDGFKYGDTTLVDSMAYDALYDQATQQAMGNLTEAVNAERTNALSREEQDAFSARSHQLAAAAQKNGVFDDEIVPVSIPQRKGDPVVISKDEGVRGDTTAESLAGLRPAFSKTGTITAGSASQISDGAAAVVVTSKKKAEELGLPILAEIVSHGQVAGPDSSLQLQPANATQKALDKAGLSAADLDLVEFNEAFAAVGIESARALGLDEDKVNVNGGAIAIGHPLGASGARITLHLALELKRRGGGVGAAALCGGGGQGDALVIRVPSA, encoded by the coding sequence ATGTCCGACAACCCCAGCGTCATCGTCGCCGGCGCTCGTACGCCGATCGGCCGCCTGCTCGGCGGCCTCAAGACCCTGTCGGCCGCCGACCTCGCGGGCGTCGCGATCAAGGGCGCGCTGGACAAGGCGGGCGTCGCGCCCGAGCAGGTCGACTACCTCATCGTCGGCCAGGTCCTCCAGGCCGGCGCCGGCCAGAACCCGGCCCGCACCGCCGGTCTCGCCGCGGGCCTGCCCGCGAGCGTCCCGTCGATCACGATCAACAAGGTCTGCCTCTCCGGCATCAACGCCATCGCGCAGGCCGACCAGATGATCCGCTCCGGCGAGGCCGAGATCGTGGTCGCCGGTGGCACCGAGTCGATGACCAACGCCCCGCACCTGCTCCCCAAGAGCCGCGACGGCTTCAAGTACGGCGACACCACGCTCGTCGACTCGATGGCCTACGACGCCCTCTACGACCAGGCCACGCAGCAGGCGATGGGCAACCTCACCGAGGCCGTCAACGCCGAGCGCACCAACGCGCTGAGCCGTGAGGAGCAGGACGCCTTCTCCGCCCGCTCGCACCAGCTCGCCGCCGCCGCCCAGAAGAACGGCGTCTTCGACGACGAGATCGTCCCGGTGAGCATCCCGCAGCGCAAGGGCGACCCGGTCGTCATCAGCAAGGACGAGGGCGTGCGCGGCGACACCACCGCCGAGTCCCTCGCCGGCCTGCGCCCGGCGTTCTCCAAGACCGGCACGATCACCGCGGGCTCGGCCTCGCAGATCTCCGACGGCGCGGCCGCCGTGGTCGTCACCAGCAAGAAGAAGGCCGAGGAGCTCGGCCTGCCGATCCTCGCCGAGATCGTCAGCCACGGCCAGGTCGCCGGCCCCGACTCCAGCCTCCAGCTGCAGCCGGCCAACGCCACCCAGAAGGCCCTCGACAAGGCCGGCCTGAGCGCCGCGGACCTCGACCTGGTCGAGTTCAACGAGGCCTTCGCCGCGGTCGGCATCGAGTCGGCCCGCGCCCTCGGCCTCGACGAGGACAAGGTCAACGTCAACGGCGGCGCGATCGCCATCGGTCACCCCCTCGGCGCCTCCGGTGCCCGGATCACGCTGCACCTGGCGCTCGAGCTCAAGCGCCGCGGTGGCGGCGTCGGCGCGGCCGCCCTCTGCGGCGGTGGCGGCCAGGGCGACGCCCTGGTCATCCGGGTTCCCTCTGCCTGA
- the meaB gene encoding methylmalonyl Co-A mutase-associated GTPase MeaB, with protein sequence MPDRSTQGGRRGITAAAVPDIVAKAREGDPRSVGRLVSLVEDESPLLPDLMRTLAPHAGQARIVGLTGSPGVGKSTSTNALIGELRRRGQRVAVLAVDPSSPFSGGALLGDRIRMGDHVLDPGVFIRSMAARGHLGGLAWTTPQALRVLDAAGFDVVLVETVGVGQSEVEVAGHADTTIVLLAPGMGDGIQAAKAGILEIGDLYVVNKSDREGADRVRRDLRAMLGLAERRDGAWRPPVLKTTASTGDGVVDVVDALEEHTAWLRESGELERRRIRRARDEVETLALTALRRRWGSVGSGDRLDALAAAVAAGETDPYTAAETLVEG encoded by the coding sequence TTGCCTGACCGAAGCACCCAGGGCGGCCGTCGCGGGATCACCGCGGCGGCCGTTCCTGACATCGTGGCCAAGGCGCGCGAGGGCGACCCGCGCTCGGTGGGCCGGCTGGTCTCGCTCGTCGAGGACGAGTCGCCGCTGCTGCCCGACCTCATGCGCACGCTCGCGCCCCACGCCGGCCAGGCCCGCATCGTCGGCCTGACCGGCTCCCCGGGGGTCGGCAAGTCGACCTCGACCAACGCGCTGATCGGCGAGCTGCGCCGGCGCGGCCAACGGGTCGCCGTCCTCGCGGTCGACCCGTCCTCGCCGTTCTCGGGCGGGGCGCTGCTCGGCGACCGGATCCGGATGGGCGACCACGTCCTCGACCCGGGCGTCTTCATCCGCTCGATGGCCGCGCGCGGTCACCTCGGCGGTCTGGCCTGGACGACGCCGCAGGCGCTGCGCGTCCTCGACGCGGCCGGCTTCGACGTCGTCCTGGTCGAGACGGTCGGGGTGGGGCAGAGCGAGGTCGAGGTGGCCGGTCATGCCGACACCACGATCGTGCTGCTCGCGCCCGGGATGGGCGACGGCATCCAGGCGGCCAAGGCCGGGATCCTCGAGATCGGCGACCTCTACGTCGTCAACAAGTCCGACCGCGAGGGCGCCGACCGGGTCCGCCGCGACCTGCGCGCGATGCTCGGTCTCGCCGAGCGCCGTGACGGCGCCTGGCGTCCGCCCGTCCTCAAGACCACCGCCTCGACCGGGGACGGCGTCGTCGACGTCGTCGACGCGCTCGAGGAGCACACCGCCTGGCTGCGCGAGAGCGGCGAGCTGGAGCGCCGCCGGATCCGTCGCGCCCGCGACGAGGTCGAGACCCTCGCGCTCACCGCGCTGCGCCGGCGCTGGGGGAGCGTCGGCTCGGGGGACCGGCTCGACGCGCTGGCCGCGGCGGTCGCGGCCGGCGAGACCGACCCCTACACGGCGGCCGAGACCCTCGTCGAGGGCTAG
- a CDS encoding polysaccharide deacetylase family protein, which produces MLLRRTPLLLVALALSCALSLLVLPAQAAAPAPAKARGCKGQVALTFDDGPARGTTHRLIRLLRSKHVPATFFVVGQRVEAMPGAVREIERNGFLIGNHTWAHQDMRTLSYDQALRTLRTTNRALLRAGVHPTRLMRPPYGATNPTIRRAIRDAGFVPVLWTTDSLDWKSGTSDQIAARILGSLRPGANIVLQHDGVNRSPISVGAVAQVVQGARRRGYCFTALDEKGRPGFPTPTATLVTRDGVEGGAAVVRVRLDRPAGRDTAVVVETHSGTATVGTDLPRLSTRLVVPAGKRSAKLRIPLAADGVLEPAETFTVRLSSPEGLRLGTERSATVTITDTAAAGRVVLPGPPILLRRGGPF; this is translated from the coding sequence GTGCTCCTGCGCCGTACCCCCCTCCTGCTGGTCGCCCTGGCCCTGTCCTGCGCCCTCTCGCTCCTCGTCCTGCCCGCCCAGGCCGCCGCGCCGGCTCCGGCCAAGGCGCGCGGGTGCAAGGGACAGGTCGCGCTCACCTTCGACGACGGTCCGGCCCGCGGTACGACGCACCGGCTGATCCGGCTGCTGCGCAGCAAGCACGTGCCGGCGACGTTCTTCGTCGTCGGGCAGCGCGTCGAGGCGATGCCGGGCGCGGTGCGCGAGATCGAGCGCAACGGCTTCCTCATCGGCAACCACACCTGGGCGCACCAGGACATGCGCACGCTGTCCTACGACCAGGCGCTGCGGACCCTGCGCACCACGAACCGCGCGCTGCTGCGGGCCGGGGTGCACCCGACCCGGCTGATGCGGCCGCCGTACGGCGCGACGAACCCGACGATCCGCCGCGCGATCCGCGACGCGGGCTTCGTCCCCGTGCTGTGGACCACCGACTCGCTGGACTGGAAGAGCGGCACCTCCGACCAGATCGCCGCCCGCATCCTCGGCTCGCTGCGCCCCGGCGCCAACATCGTGCTCCAGCACGACGGCGTCAACCGCTCGCCGATCTCGGTCGGCGCGGTCGCCCAGGTCGTCCAGGGCGCGCGGCGCCGCGGCTACTGCTTCACCGCGCTCGACGAGAAGGGCCGCCCCGGCTTCCCGACCCCGACCGCCACGCTCGTGACCCGCGACGGCGTCGAGGGTGGCGCGGCCGTGGTCCGGGTCAGGCTGGACCGGCCGGCCGGGCGCGACACCGCGGTCGTCGTCGAGACCCACTCCGGTACGGCGACGGTCGGGACCGACCTGCCGCGGCTGAGCACCCGGCTCGTCGTACCGGCGGGCAAGCGGTCGGCCAAGCTCCGGATCCCGCTCGCCGCCGACGGCGTGCTCGAGCCCGCCGAGACCTTCACGGTCCGGCTGAGCTCCCCCGAGGGGCTGCGCCTGGGCACCGAGCGGTCCGCGACGGTGACCATCACCGACACGGCCGCGGCCGGGCGGGTCGTGCTGCCCGGGCCGCCGATCCTGCTGCGCCGCGGCGGGCCCTTCTGA
- the dxr gene encoding 1-deoxy-D-xylulose-5-phosphate reductoisomerase codes for MKDVVILGSTGSIGTQALDLVRANPDRFRLVGLTAGGGNPALFEQQVAEFAPRFHGLGEEASVEAAQQECDVVLNGITGAVGLRPTLAALDAGTTLALANKESLVMGGPLVLERARPGQIVPVDSEHSALAQCLRAGTPDEVRRLVLTASGGPFRGRTRAELAGVTPEQAGNHPTWDMGPVITINSATLVNKGLEVIEAHLLFGIPYDRIEVVVHPTSVVHSMVEFVDGSTLVQASPPTMLIPIALGLSWPDRVPDAAPPVDWTRPETWEFLPLDDEAFPAVALARAAGERGATAPAVYNAANEVAVEAFRQGRLAFTGIVDLVGDVLAAHDVPSEGQLSLDDVLAADAWARESATQLIDPRTASRP; via the coding sequence GTGAAGGACGTCGTCATCCTCGGCTCGACCGGTTCCATCGGCACCCAGGCGCTGGACCTGGTGCGTGCCAACCCCGACCGCTTCCGCCTCGTCGGGCTGACCGCGGGCGGCGGCAACCCCGCGCTGTTCGAGCAGCAGGTCGCCGAGTTCGCCCCTCGGTTCCACGGCCTGGGTGAGGAGGCGAGCGTCGAGGCGGCCCAGCAGGAGTGCGATGTCGTCCTCAACGGGATCACCGGCGCGGTCGGCCTGCGCCCCACGCTCGCGGCCCTCGACGCCGGGACGACGCTCGCGCTGGCCAACAAGGAGTCGCTGGTGATGGGCGGCCCGCTCGTCCTGGAGCGGGCCCGGCCCGGCCAGATCGTGCCGGTCGACTCCGAGCACAGCGCGCTCGCCCAGTGCCTGCGCGCCGGCACCCCCGACGAGGTACGCCGCCTGGTGCTCACCGCGAGCGGCGGCCCGTTCCGCGGCCGGACCCGCGCCGAGCTCGCCGGCGTCACCCCCGAGCAGGCCGGCAACCACCCCACCTGGGACATGGGCCCGGTGATCACCATCAACTCCGCGACCCTGGTCAACAAGGGCCTGGAGGTGATCGAGGCGCACCTGCTCTTCGGCATCCCCTACGACCGGATCGAGGTCGTGGTCCACCCGACGAGCGTCGTGCACTCGATGGTCGAGTTCGTCGACGGCTCGACACTGGTCCAGGCCAGCCCGCCGACGATGCTCATCCCGATCGCGCTCGGCCTGTCCTGGCCCGACCGGGTGCCCGACGCGGCACCGCCGGTCGACTGGACCCGGCCCGAGACCTGGGAGTTCCTCCCGCTCGACGACGAGGCCTTCCCCGCGGTGGCCCTGGCCCGGGCGGCGGGGGAGCGCGGCGCCACCGCGCCGGCGGTCTACAACGCGGCCAACGAGGTCGCGGTCGAGGCCTTCCGCCAGGGCCGGCTGGCCTTCACCGGGATCGTCGACCTGGTCGGCGACGTCCTAGCCGCCCACGACGTACCCTCAGAGGGTCAGCTCTCGCTCGACGACGTCCTCGCGGCCGACGCGTGGGCGCGGGAGAGCGCCACCCAGCTCATCGACCCGAGGACCGCATCCCGCCCATGA
- a CDS encoding M50 family metallopeptidase: protein MTALLYLLGVVVFAVAILASIGLHELGHMIPAKAFGGKVTQYFIGFGPTVWSKQVGETEYGVKAIPLGGYVKIVGMLPPGAEQLADEAGVDEHGNQVLKVRKSNTGMFTQLISDARAAEWELVRPEDTDRLFYKMTWWKKVIVMGGGPMVNIAIAFLIFAGVFATYGNPSDQKSELTISEVQGCVIPVDENGRTCTEDEIATSPTPAYAAGLQKGDRFVSFNGTTITTWEQLQKLIRSNDDGEATIVVERGGEQLTLATRTKVEPRFLEAEDREKKKTTEVGFLGVSPVTHPTTGGVFYTAGQMGHMTVEVVKSLATLPVKVWDVAKAIVGVEKRDPAGPVSIVGGGRLAGETASHDEISSRDKVLSLLMLVAGFNFFIGMLNLVPLLPLDGGHIASALWEAVRRGRARLFRRPDPGYVDAAKLLPIAYVVASALLVMGLVLIVADIVVPVHLES, encoded by the coding sequence ATGACCGCTCTGCTCTACCTTCTCGGCGTCGTCGTCTTCGCAGTGGCGATCCTGGCGTCGATCGGCCTGCACGAGCTCGGCCACATGATCCCGGCCAAGGCCTTCGGCGGAAAGGTCACCCAGTACTTCATCGGGTTCGGCCCGACGGTGTGGAGCAAGCAGGTCGGCGAGACCGAGTACGGCGTCAAGGCGATCCCGCTCGGCGGCTACGTCAAGATCGTCGGCATGCTCCCGCCCGGCGCGGAGCAGCTGGCCGACGAGGCCGGCGTCGACGAGCACGGCAACCAGGTGCTCAAGGTCCGCAAGTCCAACACGGGCATGTTCACCCAGCTGATCTCCGACGCCCGCGCCGCGGAGTGGGAGCTGGTCCGTCCCGAGGACACCGACCGGCTCTTCTACAAGATGACCTGGTGGAAGAAGGTCATCGTCATGGGCGGCGGCCCGATGGTGAACATCGCCATCGCCTTCCTGATCTTCGCCGGCGTCTTCGCCACCTACGGCAACCCGAGCGACCAGAAGAGCGAGCTGACGATCAGCGAGGTCCAGGGCTGCGTGATCCCGGTCGACGAGAACGGCCGGACCTGCACCGAGGACGAGATCGCGACCTCGCCGACCCCGGCGTACGCGGCCGGGCTCCAGAAGGGCGACCGCTTCGTCTCCTTCAACGGCACCACGATCACCACCTGGGAGCAGCTCCAGAAGCTCATCCGCTCCAACGACGACGGCGAGGCCACGATCGTCGTCGAGCGCGGCGGCGAGCAGCTCACCCTCGCCACCCGAACCAAGGTCGAGCCGCGCTTCCTCGAGGCCGAGGACCGCGAGAAGAAGAAGACCACCGAGGTCGGCTTCCTCGGCGTCAGTCCGGTCACCCACCCGACCACCGGCGGTGTGTTCTACACCGCGGGCCAGATGGGCCACATGACCGTCGAGGTCGTGAAGTCGCTCGCCACCCTGCCGGTCAAGGTCTGGGACGTCGCCAAGGCCATCGTCGGCGTCGAGAAGCGCGACCCGGCGGGCCCGGTCAGCATCGTCGGCGGCGGCCGCCTGGCCGGCGAGACCGCGTCCCACGACGAGATCAGCAGCCGCGACAAGGTGCTCTCGCTGCTCATGCTGGTCGCGGGCTTCAACTTCTTCATCGGCATGCTCAATCTGGTGCCGCTGCTGCCGCTCGACGGCGGTCACATCGCCAGCGCGCTGTGGGAGGCCGTGCGCCGCGGCCGGGCCCGGCTCTTCCGCCGTCCCGACCCGGGCTACGTCGACGCCGCCAAGCTGCTCCCGATCGCCTACGTCGTGGCGAGCGCGCTGCTCGTCATGGGCCTGGTGCTGATCGTCGCGGACATCGTGGTGCCCGTGCACCTCGAATCCTGA
- the ispG gene encoding flavodoxin-dependent (E)-4-hydroxy-3-methylbut-2-enyl-diphosphate synthase, which translates to MTSISLGMPAAPPPVLAPRRTTRQIQVGKVGVGSDHPISVQSMTTTLTSDVNSTLQQIAELTAAGCDIVRVACPSQDDAEALPEIAQHSQIPVIADIHFQPKYVFAAIEAGCAAVRVNPGNIKKFDDQVKEIAAAAKDHGTSIRIGVNAGSLDKRLLEKYGKATPEALVESAVWEASLFEEHGFRDFKISVKHNDPVVMVRAYELLAEAGDWPLHLGVTEAGPAFQGTIKSATAFGALLSRGIGDTIRVSLSAPPVEEVKVGIQILQSLNLRPRKLEIVSCPSCGRAQVDVYTLAERVTAGLDGLEVPLRVAVMGCVVNGPGEAREADLGVASGNGKGQIFVKGEVIKTVPEAEIVETLIEEAMKIAESMEPVEGAEPTVSVS; encoded by the coding sequence ATGACGTCGATCAGCCTGGGCATGCCGGCCGCGCCGCCGCCGGTGCTCGCCCCCCGTCGTACCACCCGCCAGATCCAGGTGGGCAAGGTCGGGGTCGGCAGCGACCACCCGATCTCGGTGCAGTCGATGACCACGACGCTGACCTCCGACGTCAACTCCACGCTCCAGCAGATCGCCGAGCTCACCGCGGCCGGCTGCGACATCGTCCGGGTGGCCTGCCCCAGCCAGGACGACGCCGAGGCGCTTCCCGAGATCGCCCAGCACAGCCAGATCCCGGTCATCGCCGACATCCACTTTCAGCCGAAGTACGTCTTCGCCGCGATCGAGGCCGGCTGCGCCGCCGTCCGGGTCAACCCGGGCAACATCAAGAAGTTCGACGACCAGGTCAAGGAGATCGCCGCGGCCGCCAAGGACCACGGCACCTCGATCCGGATCGGCGTCAACGCGGGCTCGCTCGACAAGCGGCTGCTCGAGAAGTACGGCAAGGCCACCCCCGAGGCGCTCGTCGAGTCGGCGGTCTGGGAGGCGAGCCTCTTCGAGGAGCACGGCTTCCGCGACTTCAAGATCTCGGTCAAGCACAACGACCCCGTCGTCATGGTGCGCGCCTACGAGCTGCTCGCCGAGGCGGGCGACTGGCCGCTGCACCTCGGGGTGACCGAGGCCGGTCCGGCGTTCCAGGGCACCATCAAGTCGGCGACCGCCTTCGGCGCGCTCCTCTCGCGCGGCATCGGCGACACCATCCGGGTCTCGCTCTCGGCGCCGCCGGTCGAGGAGGTCAAGGTCGGCATCCAGATCCTCCAGTCGCTCAACCTGCGCCCGCGCAAGCTCGAGATCGTCTCGTGCCCCTCGTGCGGCCGGGCCCAGGTCGACGTCTACACGCTGGCCGAGCGGGTCACCGCCGGTCTCGACGGGCTCGAGGTCCCGCTGCGCGTGGCCGTCATGGGCTGTGTCGTCAATGGTCCCGGTGAGGCCCGCGAGGCCGACCTGGGTGTCGCCTCCGGCAACGGCAAGGGCCAGATCTTCGTCAAGGGCGAGGTCATCAAGACCGTGCCCGAGGCCGAGATCGTCGAGACCCTGATCGAGGAGGCGATGAAGATCGCCGAGTCGATGGAGCCGGTCGAGGGCGCCGAGCCCACCGTCTCGGTCTCCTAG